In Victivallaceae bacterium, a single window of DNA contains:
- a CDS encoding DUF720 domain-containing protein, with translation MFVQFNNKKEKNSNIISSSIVVVPGAGGSNEASKKFGTALYTIFTLLLDAISTRQQTVLVQSKQLNANTNIQQELNDQISQIKYGVVNSGATEAEITQTQNANQNYSAQRSTIQDALITTRQNGQIILTNASTNINLIQQLASQDSAFLKTMSTIGSLANQINQPPG, from the coding sequence GTGTTTGTTCAATTCAATAATAAAAAAGAAAAAAATAGTAATATCATATCAAGTTCCATAGTAGTAGTTCCGGGAGCAGGAGGATCGAATGAGGCATCCAAAAAATTCGGAACGGCACTTTATACGATTTTCACATTACTCTTAGATGCTATTTCAACAAGACAACAGACGGTACTCGTTCAATCTAAACAATTAAATGCCAATACAAACATTCAGCAAGAGCTTAACGATCAAATAAGTCAAATTAAGTACGGAGTCGTGAATTCAGGGGCTACCGAAGCCGAAATTACTCAAACTCAAAATGCTAATCAAAATTATTCCGCACAACGTTCGACCATACAAGATGCTCTTATTACCACACGTCAAAACGGTCAGATAATCTTAACGAACGCGTCAACCAATATTAATCTTATACAACAACTAGCTTCCCAAGACTCGGCTTTTCTTAAAACCATGTCGACAATAGGTAGCTTGGCTAACCAAATCAATCAACCTCCGGGATAA
- a CDS encoding methionyl aminopeptidase, with translation MIKKNDPCWCLSGKKWKNCHYPFLHDLSSEEQIKREYASKYDILIKSKTEISKIRTACRVTAKILNKICNYAKAGITTDELNDLSIDLHKQFNAIPAPLGYGTPPFPKTICTSLNEVICHGIPNNVPLKSGDILNIDVSCIVDGYYGDCSKMVLIDTVSQEKQDVCSASLEALEEAIKILKPGLPLYEIGNIIENVAARYGFTVVDQFVGHGVGIRFHEGPQVFHHHNQSNIPLVPGMTFTIEPMINVGVNKGSIDPSNQWEARTLDGKPSAQWEHTVLITYSGYEILTLPEE, from the coding sequence ATGATAAAAAAAAATGATCCCTGTTGGTGTTTGAGCGGAAAAAAATGGAAAAATTGTCACTATCCTTTCTTGCATGATCTTTCATCCGAAGAACAGATCAAACGAGAATATGCTTCCAAGTATGATATTTTAATTAAGAGCAAAACGGAAATCTCTAAAATTCGAACGGCTTGCAGAGTTACCGCAAAAATCTTAAATAAGATTTGCAACTACGCTAAAGCTGGCATCACAACCGATGAACTGAATGACCTTTCAATTGATTTACATAAACAGTTCAATGCCATCCCAGCTCCTTTAGGCTATGGAACCCCTCCTTTTCCTAAAACTATTTGCACATCATTGAACGAAGTTATTTGTCACGGAATACCGAATAATGTTCCCTTAAAATCCGGAGATATTTTGAATATCGACGTCTCTTGTATCGTAGATGGTTATTACGGTGACTGCAGTAAAATGGTCTTAATCGACACCGTTTCACAAGAAAAACAAGATGTCTGCTCGGCTTCTCTTGAAGCTTTGGAAGAAGCTATTAAGATCTTAAAACCCGGATTGCCGTTATATGAAATCGGCAATATTATCGAAAATGTCGCGGCACGTTATGGATTTACGGTAGTCGATCAATTTGTCGGACATGGTGTCGGAATCAGATTTCATGAAGGACCTCAGGTATTCCATCATCACAATCAAAGCAATATTCCTTTAGTTCCAGGCATGACATTCACTATAGAACCCATGATCAACGTCGGTGTTAATAAAGGTTCCATTGATCCGTCCAATCAATGGGAAGCCAGAACTTTAGACGGAAAGCCGAGCGCTCAGTGGGAACATACGGTTCTTATTACATATTCCGGCTATGAGATACTAACTCTTCCAGAAGAATAA
- a CDS encoding MarC family protein: MKVLLNLSLLFYVLFNALGSIPAFVTLLKNFSLKRQSEIIIREMIFALLAILVFIIIGEQFFDLFNIKFYGFQLGGGLLLFLVALKMVFVSPLSTELSEKTKTSSNKEPIFFPLAFPIITGPAVLTNLLVYMQSGAHPKFIILTAILIAWMGSLFTLLLSGPIYKAMGKNGLYALERIFGLLLLLMGGNLIIKGFFSAFNLTHCLKQLGLS, from the coding sequence ATGAAAGTTTTGCTCAATCTAAGTTTATTGTTTTATGTTCTTTTTAACGCGCTCGGTTCTATTCCTGCTTTCGTTACTTTATTAAAAAATTTCTCTCTAAAAAGACAGTCGGAAATTATTATTCGAGAGATGATCTTTGCACTACTTGCAATTCTCGTTTTTATTATTATCGGTGAACAGTTTTTTGATTTGTTTAACATAAAATTCTACGGATTTCAATTAGGTGGGGGATTGCTTCTTTTTTTGGTGGCTTTGAAAATGGTTTTCGTTAGCCCTCTTTCGACTGAACTTTCCGAAAAAACCAAGACAAGTTCCAATAAAGAACCAATCTTCTTTCCCCTTGCTTTTCCTATTATAACGGGTCCGGCCGTTTTGACGAATTTATTAGTCTATATGCAAAGCGGTGCACATCCTAAATTCATCATTTTAACAGCTATTTTGATTGCTTGGATGGGCTCGCTATTCACGCTTTTATTATCCGGACCTATTTATAAAGCTATGGGGAAAAACGGATTATATGCTTTAGAGAGAATATTCGGTCTGTTGTTGTTACTGATGGGAGGAAATCTGATTATCAAAGGGTTTTTTTCAGCCTTTAATTTAACCCATTGTTTGAAACAACTGGGTCTTTCTTAG
- a CDS encoding MarC family protein, translated as MSSFDLHSVFILVFTADALTNGQIIHRCLLKSEKSSRFFMLSLIASLLGMFVLYFIALGALYVLQTPSSALKFTSGVVILISGLRSAFNKTDLKDWETKLGQDSKPFGFFAPVAMPTIVGPSWFAAALLLIIPPYSTIRNLQNILCAWFVLGVSLILMHLVFKKFMTDKFFKGFQAVIGLVITIIGVQIILDGLQLALIPSY; from the coding sequence ATGTCTTCTTTTGACTTGCATTCAGTTTTTATTTTGGTCTTTACGGCAGATGCTTTAACGAATGGGCAGATTATTCATCGTTGTTTATTGAAGAGTGAAAAATCTTCACGTTTTTTCATGTTAAGCTTGATTGCTTCGTTGTTAGGGATGTTTGTGCTTTATTTCATAGCCCTAGGAGCTCTTTACGTATTACAAACGCCCTCTTCAGCTTTAAAGTTTACTTCTGGCGTCGTGATTCTTATTTCCGGACTCAGATCAGCTTTTAATAAAACCGATCTAAAGGATTGGGAAACTAAGTTAGGGCAGGATAGCAAACCGTTTGGATTTTTCGCTCCGGTTGCCATGCCCACAATTGTCGGTCCTTCTTGGTTTGCTGCGGCCTTGCTTTTAATCATTCCCCCATATTCAACTATCCGTAATTTACAAAATATTCTTTGTGCTTGGTTTGTTCTAGGTGTTAGTCTTATTTTAATGCATCTCGTCTTTAAAAAATTTATGACCGATAAATTTTTTAAAGGATTTCAAGCAGTCATTGGTTTGGTTATCACGATAATCGGCGTTCAAATTATTCTTGACGGATTGCAACTGGCTCTAATACCTTCTTATTGA
- a CDS encoding nucleoside monophosphate kinase produces the protein MVDKIILDAVKKYTEKFSSILLFGPPGSGKNMLGNFLNNAGSQVHLSLGEIFRSYPTESLIRQFFHKYAFAGLLIPDDDVVTIWKYYVQGLIATGRFSPDRQDLVLDGLPRTVKQAELLENYLLVRHIIVLEVRDEQELLTRTRKLIHDRGIVEDMNIDVLKRRLDNYHREITGLLSFYPSHLISRVKADQKPIEVLRDVMVKLAHVLANPGQKYG, from the coding sequence ATGGTCGATAAAATAATTTTAGATGCAGTTAAGAAATACACGGAAAAATTTTCGTCGATTTTACTTTTCGGTCCTCCTGGTTCGGGCAAGAATATGCTTGGCAATTTTTTAAATAATGCCGGAAGTCAAGTGCATTTGTCTTTAGGAGAAATTTTTCGTTCATATCCCACTGAATCTTTAATTCGACAATTTTTTCATAAATATGCTTTTGCGGGACTTTTAATTCCCGATGACGACGTTGTTACTATTTGGAAATATTATGTACAAGGACTGATTGCTACAGGTCGCTTTTCTCCGGATAGGCAGGATCTTGTACTCGATGGATTACCAAGGACCGTTAAGCAAGCTGAATTATTGGAAAATTATCTTTTAGTCAGACATATCATTGTATTGGAAGTTCGTGATGAACAGGAACTTCTGACAAGGACTCGAAAATTGATTCATGATCGAGGAATAGTTGAGGACATGAATATAGATGTTTTGAAGAGACGACTCGACAATTATCACAGAGAGATCACCGGCCTTCTTAGTTTTTACCCTTCACACCTTATTTCTAGAGTAAAAGCCGATCAAAAGCCTATCGAAGTGCTTCGAGATGTTATGGTGAAATTAGCACATGTCTTGGCTAATCCGGGTCAAAAATACGGATAA
- a CDS encoding ABC transporter substrate-binding protein, giving the protein MNRRLSILGLFFLVALLFLWEWSSRTNPALALMFPPPSKICESIKQSHSIFFHEALVTIKGMIGGFLVALGLAFSFAIVMDRFKESKSFFQPIFVAFQCLPLFTLAPLIVLWFGWGVQAVIIPNALMIFFPLTLTICQGLKSAPNELEEFFNVHKATYNQTLIKLRLPFAIPHIFSGLKIAAAGAGFGAIASEWVAGTSGLGILILETRRNYDLEMTFGALFTLSVLTISFYSLILYLEKVFFRAFRITKSEKINSNRKSHPKCVLTGLTLTLVLVGIWICVKQNKSEKISKVGLRKTELLLDWLPNVNHIPLYVGKEKKFFENRNIDLSIRKCIDGGNTLSHLLFQKADLIIQSTTGTVKAYLKGSPVQIIGQLIELPLSGLIYRKSDVKINDISELNGKIFGLYFNSQDPSVFLNNLKKHGVVPKQVKNVSADLISPMVLKKIDVLYGAFWNIEGIKLESLGLKLKIFSPSSYGIPDAPQMIIVAKQKTVFSEKHFVSSFRKALNESINFCIHNPEESLQIFFKYAPQNKKIQKNMALQWDKTLPLLAKTQDKIDDRMLFEISDWLTKNNSLKGFSNERSQIDLESF; this is encoded by the coding sequence GTGAATAGAAGATTATCTATTTTAGGTTTGTTTTTTTTAGTCGCTCTATTGTTTTTATGGGAATGGAGCTCTAGAACCAATCCTGCTTTAGCCCTAATGTTCCCGCCTCCTTCAAAAATCTGTGAATCCATTAAACAGTCTCATTCGATTTTTTTCCATGAGGCTCTCGTAACGATTAAGGGTATGATCGGAGGATTTTTGGTTGCTCTCGGATTGGCGTTTTCTTTTGCCATAGTCATGGACAGATTCAAAGAATCAAAATCTTTTTTTCAACCTATATTCGTAGCTTTTCAATGTTTGCCTTTATTTACGCTGGCGCCTTTAATCGTCCTTTGGTTCGGTTGGGGAGTTCAAGCAGTCATTATTCCTAATGCATTAATGATTTTTTTTCCTCTTACGTTAACCATATGTCAAGGATTGAAATCAGCTCCGAACGAGCTTGAGGAATTTTTTAACGTTCACAAAGCCACTTACAATCAAACTCTAATTAAATTGAGATTGCCTTTCGCCATACCTCATATTTTCTCGGGATTGAAAATTGCCGCCGCCGGCGCAGGTTTTGGAGCTATAGCCAGTGAATGGGTAGCCGGCACTTCCGGATTGGGCATTTTAATTCTTGAAACAAGAAGAAATTACGATTTGGAAATGACTTTTGGAGCCTTATTTACTTTAAGTGTTCTAACCATCTCTTTTTATTCATTAATTTTGTATTTGGAAAAGGTATTTTTTCGTGCTTTCAGAATTACGAAATCGGAAAAAATAAACTCAAACAGAAAATCCCATCCGAAATGTGTTCTAACTGGATTGACACTAACTCTAGTGCTTGTGGGGATTTGGATCTGTGTAAAACAAAATAAAAGCGAAAAAATATCAAAAGTCGGTTTACGGAAAACGGAACTGTTATTGGATTGGTTGCCTAACGTTAATCATATTCCTTTATATGTAGGGAAAGAAAAAAAATTTTTTGAAAATCGAAATATAGATCTCTCGATAAGAAAGTGTATCGATGGCGGGAATACTCTCTCTCATCTGCTGTTTCAAAAAGCCGATCTAATCATACAAAGCACAACGGGAACGGTTAAAGCGTATCTTAAAGGAAGTCCGGTACAAATTATCGGACAGCTTATAGAACTTCCTTTAAGCGGGTTAATCTATCGAAAATCCGACGTTAAGATAAACGATATATCCGAACTGAACGGAAAAATTTTCGGTTTATACTTTAATAGCCAAGATCCCAGCGTTTTTTTAAATAATCTTAAAAAACACGGTGTTGTTCCTAAACAGGTTAAAAATGTCAGTGCGGATTTAATATCTCCGATGGTATTAAAAAAAATCGATGTCTTATACGGTGCCTTTTGGAATATCGAAGGCATCAAATTAGAATCTCTCGGATTAAAATTAAAAATTTTCTCTCCCAGTTCTTACGGAATCCCCGATGCTCCTCAAATGATTATCGTAGCCAAACAAAAAACCGTTTTTTCAGAAAAACACTTTGTTTCTTCTTTTCGCAAAGCTCTCAATGAATCCATCAATTTTTGCATCCATAACCCCGAAGAATCTCTGCAAATTTTTTTTAAATACGCACCTCAAAACAAAAAGATCCAGAAAAACATGGCCCTTCAATGGGATAAGACACTCCCTTTGCTGGCAAAAACACAAGATAAAATCGACGACCGAATGCTATTTGAAATAAGTGATTGGTTAACAAAAAACAATTCCTTGAAAGGATTTTCGAATGAACGTTCTCAAATCGATTTGGAATCTTTTTAA